One stretch of Arachis duranensis cultivar V14167 chromosome 1, aradu.V14167.gnm2.J7QH, whole genome shotgun sequence DNA includes these proteins:
- the LOC107480730 gene encoding uncharacterized protein LOC107480730, translated as MKKKKKIEPYQEEQQHQHHKQEQKGLEILKAVAQAWYSHSGSSKPMSEFDARRRNFKVKPSRFKLEEMRDTGSSSFSSPCYWNFQQSLWDSYELVTVSRRIETGLDLDNNPFDDLCGLIRSQRRRKPESKNSLRNLFSHFSSRRFNAAKIPQENDT; from the coding sequence atgaagaagaagaagaagatagagccTTATCAGGAAGAACAACAGCACCAGCACcacaaacaagaacaaaaagggtTGGAAATATTGAAAGCAGTGGCACAAGCCTGGTACAGCCACTCAGGAAGCTCTAAACCTATGAGTGAGTTTGATGCACGCAGAAGAAACTTCAAAGTGAAGCCTTCAAGGTTCAAGCTAGAAGAAATGAGGGACacaggttcttcttctttttcttcacctTGTTACTGGAATTTTCAGCAGTCACTTTGGGATTCATATGAACTTGTGACAGTGTCAAGAAGGATTGAAACAGGGTTGGATCTAGATAATAACCCTTTTGATGACTTATGTGGTCTGATTCGAAGCCAACGGAGGCGAAAACCGGAGAGTAAGAATAGCCTCAGAAATCTGTTCTCTCATTTTTCTTCTAGGCGGTTTAATGCTGCCAAAATTCCACAGGAAAATGATACATGA